From the Acidimicrobiales bacterium genome, one window contains:
- a CDS encoding efflux RND transporter periplasmic adaptor subunit: MSRRFWLSVMAVVGVVGALGAVKTLQIQSAIAQASAFQPPPEAVTTIVARTESWPTTVDAIGTVQAVRGVTLSADLPGVVEHVAFESGRAVREGEVLVRLDARQERAQLAAAEAQKELARANLARLRGLVEQGIVAEAELDRAVAEARQAEARVGEIRATLERKQVRAPFSGVLGIRQVNLGQYLNAGDPIVSLQSLDPVHVNFSVPQQSGALMRTGSAVEVRAEGRGGQAAAGRITAVDAVIDEATRNVRVQATLPNPDGALRPGMFVNVQVGLASSPSSTGRAAPATPGCASSSSGSGDRGATRWRWCRGSSPGPRW, translated from the coding sequence ATGAGCAGACGTTTCTGGCTGAGCGTGATGGCGGTCGTCGGCGTCGTGGGGGCCCTCGGCGCGGTCAAGACCCTTCAGATCCAGTCGGCGATCGCCCAGGCGTCGGCCTTCCAGCCGCCGCCCGAGGCGGTGACGACCATCGTGGCGCGGACCGAGAGCTGGCCCACCACCGTCGACGCCATCGGGACGGTCCAGGCCGTGCGGGGAGTGACGCTGAGCGCCGACCTTCCCGGGGTCGTCGAGCACGTCGCCTTCGAGTCGGGTCGGGCCGTCCGCGAGGGAGAGGTGCTCGTCCGCCTCGACGCGCGGCAGGAGCGGGCCCAGCTGGCGGCCGCCGAGGCCCAGAAGGAGCTGGCCCGCGCGAACCTCGCCCGCCTGCGGGGCCTGGTGGAGCAGGGCATCGTGGCCGAGGCCGAGCTCGACCGGGCGGTCGCGGAGGCGCGGCAGGCCGAGGCGCGGGTGGGTGAGATCCGGGCGACCCTCGAGCGGAAGCAGGTCCGTGCGCCCTTCTCCGGCGTGCTCGGGATCCGGCAGGTGAACCTCGGGCAGTACCTCAACGCCGGCGACCCCATCGTCAGCCTCCAGTCGCTCGACCCCGTGCACGTCAACTTCTCGGTGCCCCAGCAGAGCGGCGCCCTCATGAGGACGGGGAGCGCGGTCGAGGTGCGGGCCGAAGGCCGGGGCGGGCAGGCCGCCGCCGGGCGGATCACCGCGGTGGACGCGGTGATCGACGAGGCCACCCGCAACGTGCGCGTGCAGGCGACGCTCCCGAACCCGGACGGGGCGCTGCGGCCGGGGATGTTCGTGAACGTCCAGGTCGGTCTCGCGTCGTCGCCGAGCTCGACGGGCCGGGCGGCGCCCGCTACACCGGGGTGCGCCAGCAGTTCGTCCGGCTCGGGGGATCGCGGGGCGACCAGGTGGCGGTGGTGTCGGGGCTCGAGCCCGGGGCCGAGGTGGTGA
- a CDS encoding fibronectin type III-like domain-contianing protein, translating to YNDMSNDPLYPFGYGLTYTTFAYSAPKVSAAEIGRDGSVTVTATVTNTGARPGSEVVQLYVRDLVGSVTRPVRELKGFQRVELSPGQSKDVAFTLRASDLAFFTASGKWEAEPGAFKVFVGSNPRDAKEAGFTLK from the coding sequence CTACAACGACATGTCGAACGACCCGCTCTACCCGTTCGGCTACGGCCTCACCTACACCACGTTCGCGTACTCGGCGCCGAAGGTGAGCGCGGCGGAGATCGGACGCGACGGGTCGGTGACGGTCACGGCGACGGTGACGAACACCGGCGCCCGGCCGGGCTCGGAGGTCGTCCAGCTGTACGTTCGGGACCTCGTGGGGAGCGTCACGCGGCCGGTGAGGGAGCTCAAGGGCTTCCAGCGTGTCGAGCTCTCGCCGGGACAGTCGAAGGACGTCGCGTTCACGCTCCGGGCGTCCGACCTGGCCTTCTTCACCGCGTCCGGTAAGTGGGAGGCCGAGCCGGGGGCGTTCAAGGTCTTCGTCGGCTCGAACCCGCGGGATGCGAAGGAGGCCGGCTTCACGCTCAAGTAA